The following are encoded in a window of Amycolatopsis lexingtonensis genomic DNA:
- a CDS encoding bis-aminopropyl spermidine synthase family protein, with product MSALDDVLAAHGVGVRPLYRVIDLLRTGDHDLGELVRLSTAPRRSVEDVLTALGDDLDRSGDRLRIAPGVAASYLQYSVPRYGDPLDEAVEGHELLPKIAEWVAEVPSPLAALDHVQATPGTVLRRALWLDAQYDLASARVLFLGDHDLTSLAVRAVCPAASLTVVDLDERVLAYLDDRGERAIATAHADLRVGLPPAFAGRFDLVFSDPPYTPEGMGLFATRGVQALREPSEGRLLLAYGYSPRHPALGAQVQRALATLGLTFEAILPGFNRYFGAQAIGSAADLYVCQPTAKAKKVRGAKAIYTHGPQSVEAAGTKPALLEKLKEIAAAGGLALESRPVDWSISGSEGDAVAMDLTGDPGPWLLRTLLGTNARRLALLVPNAHPDLADERSQTSLSELIRGKYTLRYLRSTPDNRHAVVVADAVEHQDEVLTRAHARLANVSLDVPEDLVDLRLVDVPRHRLADLL from the coding sequence GTGAGCGCACTCGACGACGTCCTCGCCGCGCACGGCGTCGGCGTCCGCCCGCTGTACCGCGTCATCGACCTCCTGCGGACCGGCGACCACGACCTCGGCGAGCTGGTCCGGCTGTCCACGGCGCCGCGGCGCAGCGTGGAAGACGTCCTGACCGCGCTCGGCGACGACCTCGACCGCAGCGGCGACCGGCTGCGGATCGCCCCCGGCGTCGCCGCGTCGTACCTGCAGTACAGCGTCCCCCGCTACGGCGACCCGCTCGACGAAGCCGTCGAGGGCCACGAACTGCTGCCGAAGATCGCCGAGTGGGTGGCGGAGGTGCCGTCGCCGCTGGCCGCGCTCGACCACGTGCAGGCCACGCCGGGCACCGTGCTGCGCCGCGCGCTGTGGCTCGACGCGCAGTACGACCTCGCGTCCGCGCGGGTGCTGTTCCTCGGCGACCACGACCTGACGTCGCTGGCGGTGCGGGCGGTCTGCCCGGCGGCGTCGCTCACGGTCGTCGACCTCGACGAGCGCGTGCTCGCCTACCTGGACGACCGCGGCGAGCGCGCGATCGCGACGGCCCACGCGGACCTGCGCGTCGGCCTGCCCCCGGCCTTCGCCGGCCGGTTCGACCTGGTGTTCAGCGATCCGCCGTACACGCCGGAAGGCATGGGGCTGTTCGCCACGCGCGGGGTGCAGGCGCTGCGGGAGCCGAGCGAGGGACGGCTGCTGCTGGCCTACGGCTACAGCCCGCGCCACCCGGCGCTGGGCGCGCAGGTGCAACGCGCGCTGGCCACGCTCGGGCTGACGTTCGAGGCGATCCTGCCGGGCTTCAACCGCTACTTCGGGGCGCAGGCGATCGGCAGCGCGGCGGACCTGTACGTCTGCCAGCCGACGGCGAAGGCGAAGAAGGTGCGCGGGGCCAAGGCGATCTACACGCACGGCCCGCAGTCGGTCGAAGCGGCGGGCACGAAACCGGCGTTGCTGGAGAAGCTGAAGGAGATCGCGGCCGCCGGCGGGCTCGCGCTGGAGTCGCGGCCGGTGGACTGGTCGATCTCCGGTTCCGAAGGCGACGCGGTCGCGATGGACCTCACCGGCGACCCGGGCCCGTGGCTGCTGCGGACCCTGTTGGGCACGAACGCCCGCCGGCTGGCCCTGCTCGTCCCGAACGCGCACCCGGACCTCGCGGACGAGCGCTCGCAGACGTCCCTGTCGGAGCTCATCCGGGGGAAGTACACGCTGCGGTACCTGCGCAGCACCCCGGACAACCGGCACGCGGTGGTCGTCGCGGACGCCGTCGAGCACCAGGACGAGGTGCTGACCCGCGCCCACGCCCGGCTGGCGAACGTCTCCCTCGACGTCCCCGAAGACCTCGTGGACCTGCGCCTGGTCGACGTCCCCCGCCACCGCCTCGCCGACCTCCTCTGA
- a CDS encoding ABC transporter ATP-binding protein has product MTIEFRDVTKQYPDGTVAVDKLNLTVEDGTITVFVGPSGCGKTTSLRMINRMVEPTGGQVLLDGKDVAEGDPALLRRGIGYVIQHAGLFPHRTVLDNIATVPLLSGWDKAKARKRAAELLEIIGLPAELGKRYPAQLSGGQQQRVGVARALAADSPVLLMDEPFSAVDPIVREDLQNELLRLQSQLGKTIVFVTHDIDEAVRLGDKVAVMRVGGKLAQYGTPADVLRHPVDDFVASFVGRDRGYRGLSFLSAEGVEIKEIELVELGSPVPASEGWRLAVNAEKQPRGWLAPNSTVDGALSETDLVAGGSLWVHGTPIRGALDAALSSPASLGVVVDEDHRVLGGVVARQVLDVIEATPQAS; this is encoded by the coding sequence GTGACCATCGAATTCCGCGACGTGACCAAGCAGTACCCGGATGGGACGGTCGCCGTCGACAAGCTGAACCTGACGGTCGAGGACGGCACGATCACCGTGTTCGTCGGCCCGTCGGGCTGCGGCAAGACCACGTCGCTGCGGATGATCAACCGGATGGTCGAGCCGACCGGCGGCCAGGTGCTGCTCGACGGCAAGGACGTCGCCGAGGGCGACCCGGCGCTGCTGCGCCGCGGCATCGGTTACGTCATCCAGCACGCCGGGCTCTTTCCACATCGGACGGTGCTGGACAACATCGCCACCGTGCCCCTGCTGTCCGGCTGGGACAAGGCGAAGGCGCGCAAGCGGGCCGCGGAGCTGCTGGAGATCATCGGCCTGCCCGCGGAACTCGGAAAGCGGTACCCGGCACAGCTTTCGGGCGGCCAGCAGCAGCGCGTCGGCGTCGCCCGCGCGCTCGCCGCGGACTCGCCGGTGCTGCTGATGGACGAACCGTTCTCCGCCGTCGACCCGATCGTGCGCGAGGACCTGCAGAACGAGCTGCTGCGGCTGCAGTCGCAGCTGGGCAAGACCATCGTGTTCGTCACGCACGACATCGACGAGGCCGTCCGGCTCGGCGACAAGGTCGCGGTGATGCGCGTCGGCGGCAAGCTCGCCCAGTACGGCACCCCCGCGGACGTGCTACGGCACCCGGTCGACGACTTCGTGGCGTCCTTCGTCGGCCGCGACCGCGGCTACCGCGGCCTGTCCTTCCTCTCCGCCGAAGGCGTCGAGATCAAGGAGATCGAGCTCGTCGAGCTCGGTTCCCCGGTGCCCGCGAGCGAGGGCTGGCGGCTGGCCGTCAACGCCGAAAAGCAGCCCCGCGGCTGGCTGGCCCCGAACTCCACAGTGGACGGCGCACTGTCCGAAACGGACCTCGTGGCCGGCGGCTCGCTGTGGGTCCACGGCACCCCGATCCGCGGCGCGCTCGACGCGGCCCTGTCGTCCCCGGCCAGCCTCGGCGTGGTCGTCGACGAAGACCACCGCGTGCTCGGCGGCGTCGTCGCCCGGCAGGTCCTGGACGTGATCGAGGCCACGCCGCAGGCGTCATGA
- a CDS encoding ABC transporter permease: MSFFDELGRYLSSANTRVEVLGDLGDHVYLALLPLVLGIVLAIAAGWLGHRWQPARQVLMVLANLLYTIPSLALFVVIPGLIGSKILDSVNVVVALTIYTTALLVRPVLDALDAVPPAVIAAATAVGYKPARKFFAVELPLSVPVLAAGVRVASVSNISLVSVGALIGTGGLGVLFTDGFQREYFSPIVVGIVLTLLLALVVDLVLVGIRNLLTPWERVAA; this comes from the coding sequence ATGAGCTTCTTCGACGAGCTCGGGCGGTACCTGAGCAGCGCGAACACGCGCGTCGAAGTTCTGGGTGACCTGGGCGACCACGTGTACCTGGCGCTGCTCCCGCTGGTGCTCGGCATCGTGCTGGCGATCGCGGCGGGCTGGCTCGGCCACCGCTGGCAGCCCGCGCGGCAGGTCCTCATGGTGCTGGCGAACCTGCTCTACACGATCCCGTCGCTCGCGCTGTTCGTCGTCATCCCCGGCCTGATCGGCTCGAAGATCCTGGACAGCGTCAACGTCGTCGTGGCGCTGACGATCTACACCACCGCGCTGCTGGTCCGCCCGGTGCTCGACGCGCTGGACGCGGTGCCGCCGGCGGTGATCGCCGCGGCGACCGCCGTCGGGTACAAGCCGGCGCGCAAGTTCTTCGCCGTCGAGCTGCCGCTGTCGGTGCCGGTGCTCGCGGCCGGCGTGCGGGTGGCGTCGGTGAGCAACATCAGCCTGGTCAGCGTCGGCGCGCTGATCGGCACCGGCGGCCTCGGCGTGCTCTTCACCGACGGCTTCCAGCGCGAGTACTTCTCGCCGATCGTCGTCGGCATCGTGCTGACGCTGCTGCTCGCGCTCGTCGTCGACCTGGTCCTGGTGGGGATCCGGAACCTCCTGACGCCGTGGGAACGGGTGGCCGCATGA
- a CDS encoding ABC transporter permease translates to MITDLVHWFGDPAHWSGPDGVPQRLLEHLGYVALSLVIALVIAVPLGLFVGHTGRGGVALVSAGNAIRALPTLGLVTFLFLLFTESVTSTIIGLVVLAVPPVLAGTYAGLQATDHGVVDAAEGVGMTGWQRLWKVEVPISLPLVLGGIRNAVLQLVATAAVAAYVGLGGLGRFLLDGLAILDYSEVIAGALLTTLLAIVLDLLFALLNRALVPRGVRLAAAVKKVTA, encoded by the coding sequence ATGATCACCGATCTCGTCCACTGGTTCGGCGACCCGGCGCACTGGTCCGGTCCGGACGGTGTGCCGCAGCGGCTGCTGGAGCACTTGGGCTACGTCGCTTTGTCGCTGGTGATCGCGCTGGTCATCGCTGTCCCGTTAGGACTGTTCGTCGGCCACACCGGTCGTGGCGGCGTCGCGCTGGTGAGCGCGGGCAACGCGATCCGCGCGCTCCCGACGCTGGGGCTCGTCACGTTCCTGTTCCTGCTCTTCACCGAAAGCGTCACCTCGACGATCATCGGGCTCGTCGTGCTGGCCGTGCCGCCCGTCCTGGCCGGGACGTACGCCGGGCTGCAGGCGACCGACCACGGCGTGGTCGACGCGGCCGAGGGTGTCGGGATGACCGGCTGGCAGCGGCTCTGGAAGGTCGAGGTGCCGATCTCGCTGCCGCTCGTGCTGGGCGGTATCCGCAACGCCGTGCTCCAGCTCGTCGCGACCGCCGCGGTGGCCGCGTACGTCGGGCTCGGTGGCCTTGGCCGGTTCCTGCTCGACGGACTGGCCATTTTGGACTATTCCGAGGTGATCGCGGGCGCGTTGCTGACGACGCTGCTGGCGATCGTGCTCGACCTCCTGTTCGCGCTGCTGAACCGCGCGCTCGTACCGCGCGGTGTCCGGCTCGCGGCGGCCGTGAAGAAGGTGACGGCGTGA